In Lycium ferocissimum isolate CSIRO_LF1 chromosome 11, AGI_CSIRO_Lferr_CH_V1, whole genome shotgun sequence, a single genomic region encodes these proteins:
- the LOC132036486 gene encoding uncharacterized protein LOC132036486, translating into MSKERPPEPLDFFIWTVEDVGLWLEEINLGGYRQIFKENGVNGEYLEGMSMFTTEQILRFIRRCHMKWGDFITLCKELRRIKVACLKGEQKVRQPWWAPSCLSVVFTKMAKRNRQSRVVSLKLEP; encoded by the exons ATGAGCAAAGAAAGGCCACCAGAGCCTCTGGATTTCTTCATTTGGACTGTTGAG GATGTTGGTTTATGGTTGGAAGAAATAAATCTCGGTGGCTATCGTCAGATTTTCAAAGAGAACGGTGTTAATGGAGAATACCTGGAGGGTATGTCTATGTTCACGACTGAACAGATACTACGGTTTATAAGAAGATGTCACATGAAATGGGGAGACTTCATAACACTGTGCAAGGAGCTCAGGAGGATAAAAG TGGCTTGCTTGAAAGGGGAACAAAAAGTCCGCCAACCTTGGTGGGCACCATCATGTCTCTCTGTAGTATTTACGAAGATGGCCAAGCGTAACAGGCAGTCTAGAGTGGTTTCATTGAAGCTGGAACCTTGA